GTTGATAGTCCCATAGGTACACCGATTTTCAGTATTTCCTTACACTCTGCTAATGAGAATTTCTTCAAATTCTCAAACACGGCAAAGCCTGAAAATGGTTCCTGTGTTTTTACAATGTACACTGTCATTCCAGTGATCAACCATTCCGTGATGGAGGTGGCATATCCGGCACCTGCTCCGCCAAGTTCCGGGAAACCCCAATTTCCAAAGATCAGCACAAAATTCAGAAAGAAATTGATTGGTAATGACAGAAGCAAGATATACATTACTATCCTTGTTTTTCCTAATGCATAGATAAATGACCTAAGCACGTTAAAGATAAAAAGCGGAAGAATTCCGTAGCTAAGACCAACCAAATAGTCAAAGGCCGTTTCCTGTACGTCACTTGGAAGATTCATTTTATCTAAAAGTGGATCTAAAAAGAATACACCAAGCATAATGACCACAATGGTAATCATAACGGAAATGTAGAGTCCATGTCTTACAACCGAAGCCACTTCCTTGCCTCGCTTTTCCCCGAAGCGCTGTGCCGCTATTGGAGAAACCGCCAGCAGAATCCCGCTTATCCCTGTAAATATCGGGCTCCAAATTGACGAACCAATGGCAACAGCGGCCAGGTCTGAGGAGTTATATCTTCCTGACATAATATTGTTAAAAAACACCATCGAAAACATACCGAGCTGAGTGATTAAAATAGGTATTATCATGACAAAAATTTGTTTTGTCTTTTCTTTTAATGTAAACGTCTGATTCATATATAAAACTCCTAGAAAAAATGAATTATAAAAGCCAAATTTTTATTATACTGGATTTTGGCTGACTTGAGTAATATTTATTACTCTAACGGTCTATTTTTTGTTAAATAATTTTCAAAAGTATTATATAGAAATTTCGGATACCGTAGTATAATATAATCGTTATTTATTAATAGAGAAACTGGTGAAGAATCGTGCGTACCTATAATGAAAAGATTAGTATCTATCATGGAATGGTTTCTACCATTGCTATTAACCTTGCAGGAAACTTTTATCCCATCTTTGCTATCTCGATTCTTGGAGCTACCAATTATCAAGTTGGATTAATTAGTTCCCTTCCACCTTTAATTGCCCTTTTGATGACCATTCCTGCTGCCGTTCTATTAAATCGTTTACAGACGCAGAAAAAAACGGTTGCCATGTCAGTATTAGGGGCGCGATTATTATTTTTACTTCTCATGGGAGTTGTCTATATCTCTACCTCTTACCAAGCATGGGTATTTTTAATTATTATCGCATTTATGAATGTACCTGCCACCATTGCAAACATTGGCTGGCAAACGTTAATTAGCGGAATGATAAAAGACGATCGAAGGGGTTCTTTTTTTAGTGATCGCAACCGCTTATTGACGATTGCTGGCATGATTTCCACACTTATTATCGGGATTATTATGAAGAACCAATCAAATAATGCAACCGCCTATCAGTGGTTATTTTTCACAGCGTTACTTTTTGGAATACTTGAAGTGTTTTTCTTAATGAAACATAAAGAAACAGTCCAAGCAGTCACGACCACAAAAAAATCGTCGATGGATTGGTCCATTTTTAAAGATCATGGGTACAAATGGTTCCTAATTGCGGCACTCTGTTTTAATTTCACCTGGCAGATGTCCTGGGGGATATTCAATATTTATCATGTTCGAATCGCAGAAGCCACGATTCTTTGGATAAGTATCTTTTCGGTAGCATGTCAGTTAGTGCAAATCTTTACTTTTCCTTTGTGGAAAAAATGGGCAGAGCTAAAATCTAATACGCTTATGCTCGTATGGGCTGCGCTCGGAATGGCGCTTGTTCCATTTCTAACCGTTATGTCTACCAATCTATTCTATTTAACTTGTGTCCAGGCACTATCTGGATTTTTCATTTCTGGGGTTGTGCTCTTATTGTTTAACCTTTTGCTTGAACAATCGCCAGAAGAAAAGAAAACATATTGTATCACGACTTATAATGTACTCCTATCCTTTGTCGCCTTTTTAGCCCCACAGATTGGGATTATGCTGTTAGAGGGACTAGGCATACAAAAATCAATGGAGTTGAATTCCTTTATGCGGATTGGAAGTGCCTTTGTATTTCTTCTCATGTATTCTCGTACTAGGAAATTCACAAAAACTTTGTTAGTAAAAAACTAGCAATTTTTTCTAGTAGATTGGCATTTTCTGTAGACTTGGGTTGATATACTAGTCATATGGAGGTGGTCCTTATGTCAAAAGAAAGTCGCATTCGCATACCAACAACAATAAAAACACCGTACGCGTAAAAAACAACTTCAATTTAACCATAAACCTGGGAGACTCACTGAATCTACTAGCACTCATTGGCGGTATTTACCTAATTAGAACCTTAACCAAAAAACGCAAACAAACACCTAAACAAGAAAAAATGTAATGGATGTGGTTTCCATTACATTTTTTTGGTGCCTTTTTTGGTGCCTGTCACCATTTATTCATTTATTCGCATTTATTCATAGTTTTACTGCATATCTCTTTCGTTCGTTAAAGTAGACCCAGTCTTTGAAGCCTATTTGTTTGAGGCGGGCTTGGACCATTTCGAATTCGTCGCCGACTCGCTCTGGGTCGTGGGCGTCTGAGCCGAAGGTGACTTTTACTCCATGATGGAGTGCCATTTCTAAAATATCATCGGCTGGATACCATCCCCCAACGTATTTGGTTTTTCCGGAGGTGTTAATTTCAATAGCGACATCGTATTCCGCTATGACCTTTAAGGTGTGTTCAACTGCAGCAGTTTGAATGTTTGAAAAGTCAGGATAGAAGCCTTTCATCGCATCAATATGACCTAGAATTTGATACATGCCGCTGCGCGCAGATTGTTCAATTAATGAATAATAGGATTCTTTGGTCTTTATTTGTTCTTTAGAACTCAGCCCTTCCCAGCGGTCCTTTTTAAAAATGCTCACCCCATCTACATGATGAACAGATCCAATTATATAATCAAATGGATAGCGGTCAAAGTACTGACGATAGTTTTCTACATATTCGGGAAAGAAATCTGCCTCAATTCCTAATAGGACATCAATCTTCCCAGAATACTCTTGTTTTAACTTCAAGACTTCCTCTACATATTCAGGAAATTGACTTGTTGCCATCGTTATGTGAGGAAACGGATGGTCTTCTTTACTTGAAAAATACGGGGTATGGTCAGAGATTCCGATAATATTTAACCCCTTCTCGATACCCGCCTCGATATAATCTCGAATTCCTCCCCTTGCATGACCACACCGATCATGATGGGTATGTAAATCAAATTTCAACATTGTTTATCACCTCTCCATATTTTCCCATACTATGGTACTTCCAATCAAACCACAACACCAAAAAGTCTTCCCTGATCATTAATAAAATTTGTACATTTCCATTTTACTCCACTCCTTGTCCAATCCAAAAGACAAGCTGTTTCATATATATAAGTAATATTGTGAATGAGAGGTGTTTTATGGAAAGTTGTAATTGTCGTGCAAAAGTAACCGCATGTGCTGTACCAGTCGAAACCTTAATCGATCGATTTTCATCTAGAGGCAAAATTACTATATCTGCACGAATTTGTGAAGTTGATTGTACAGCCAATAATAGTTTTATTTCCATTCTTTATGGTGACGATTTGAATCAAAATAACAGCTTTGTTTTTAAATCCGCTGCACCTGGTATCCCAACTTGTGAACCCGTATCAGGCGGAGGTGTCGGTATAATCTTAACAGCGGAAGGACAAGCCTCTGGAGTCAACTTTCATGACATGGCTATTCTTTCAAACATACATTTTCTACATGAGACCATTATTGGTAATGCCATT
This genomic stretch from Neobacillus niacini harbors:
- a CDS encoding MATE family efflux transporter; the encoded protein is MNQTFTLKEKTKQIFVMIIPILITQLGMFSMVFFNNIMSGRYNSSDLAAVAIGSSIWSPIFTGISGILLAVSPIAAQRFGEKRGKEVASVVRHGLYISVMITIVVIMLGVFFLDPLLDKMNLPSDVQETAFDYLVGLSYGILPLFIFNVLRSFIYALGKTRIVMYILLLSLPINFFLNFVLIFGNWGFPELGGAGAGYATSITEWLITGMTVYIVKTQEPFSGFAVFENLKKFSLAECKEILKIGVPMGLSTFFETSMFAVVTILLSKFNVTTIAAYQSALNIVSFLYMIPISISMAQTVLVSYEVGARRYKDAKSYSWLGIYLAILIALITGVLVVLFRYQVAGFYSNETEVINLTAHFLIFALFFQISDAIQVTAQAALRGYKDVNLAFVMTLIAYWLICLPVGYVLANYTGLGATGYWLGLTAGLLAAGIALSWRLIYIQKRKFIDPQKLEAV
- a CDS encoding histidinol-phosphatase; translation: MKFDLHTHHDRCGHARGGIRDYIEAGIEKGLNIIGISDHTPYFSSKEDHPFPHITMATSQFPEYVEEVLKLKQEYSGKIDVLLGIEADFFPEYVENYRQYFDRYPFDYIIGSVHHVDGVSIFKKDRWEGLSSKEQIKTKESYYSLIEQSARSGMYQILGHIDAMKGFYPDFSNIQTAAVEHTLKVIAEYDVAIEINTSGKTKYVGGWYPADDILEMALHHGVKVTFGSDAHDPERVGDEFEMVQARLKQIGFKDWVYFNERKRYAVKL
- a CDS encoding MFS transporter, encoding MRTYNEKISIYHGMVSTIAINLAGNFYPIFAISILGATNYQVGLISSLPPLIALLMTIPAAVLLNRLQTQKKTVAMSVLGARLLFLLLMGVVYISTSYQAWVFLIIIAFMNVPATIANIGWQTLISGMIKDDRRGSFFSDRNRLLTIAGMISTLIIGIIMKNQSNNATAYQWLFFTALLFGILEVFFLMKHKETVQAVTTTKKSSMDWSIFKDHGYKWFLIAALCFNFTWQMSWGIFNIYHVRIAEATILWISIFSVACQLVQIFTFPLWKKWAELKSNTLMLVWAALGMALVPFLTVMSTNLFYLTCVQALSGFFISGVVLLLFNLLLEQSPEEKKTYCITTYNVLLSFVAFLAPQIGIMLLEGLGIQKSMELNSFMRIGSAFVFLLMYSRTRKFTKTLLVKN